In Oncorhynchus gorbuscha isolate QuinsamMale2020 ecotype Even-year linkage group LG26, OgorEven_v1.0, whole genome shotgun sequence, the DNA window gtgtcttttaggtcccagttgttgttacttgtcaactttcagtggacactGAGCAAAACTGCAAGATTATGTTATTGTACTTTTATTgtatcaaatggttgttttatgcaacagaatagaggGTTCTTAGAACTATTGTGtctgtgttctactgaggatgggcttctgggagaaaacactgacaggagatttacaATGTATTTTGGGTGATTAAAACCTAAAGAGACAGTATTCCAGAttatgagttaatgtttctgttctatatgtTACCAGGGAGAGATGACCCCAGGGCCAGACCCTGGTTTCTACACAGAGTACTGTttttacagcagatactgtctgctgagaattataagtatctttcatacaaatcttaaccttgtgacccgtTCTATACATCTGTTGTTGgtcatgtaggttgaaaggggtgtatcttggctataaaagacctTTGTACTTTTTTCTTGTCTCTCAACGTCATCTGGTGATTTGTTGACAGCCATCATTATCGTAGAGCACTCAATTGATTCACtttatgtgtgtgttgtattgacctgctcccTTACTAATAAGTGAATAAAGATTTATTTTAagaactctgacttgtgtgataagtttgttTCTCATTTGATATTAAAGAAATTAACCACCACATTTGGCATGGGGATGTGAATCCTGATTTGGTGACCGTGGTGCACCTAGGGATCCCTCTAACTTGGGATCTTCAAACTTGGAGACCACACTGGAGAACAGAGCAGATGGACCCACATTTGATCTGAGAGGCAGCGAGCAGATACCACATCTCCAacctagttttttttttttaaagaaagaggCGTGCGAAACAAGTGGAGTTTTAAGAAAATTCTTgtttgtgtattgtgtattgagTGTGTATTCTTGTTTGAGGGGGCATCTTGGAGGTGTAAACAAGGCAGAGTCAGGAGGCTCTGAGTGAACTGGATGAACTATAATCTGTGTTTACTAGTTAAGACAATTTATGATATAGATAAAGGTGCACCTGTAATTGTTTTAAACCAGTACCCCATTTTAGAAGTATTAAAATATGTAAATGTATGAGTTGCATTATCATAGGAACTAACCATGACATAGAAATGTGAAAATATTTCTGCAGGTTAAAAATATTGTTAAAAAACAACTAATTGATTAGGTATGTTTGGGAATAGCATTGTGTGACTGTGGTATGAGAgatgtgactgtgatatgtgagTTGTGACTGAGTCTTAATCAGAATTTTGGATAGTAACATAGATCTGTAGTTCCTCACAGAGATCTATAGGTCCTCACAGAGATCTATAGGTCCTCACAGAGATCTATAGGTCCTCACAGAGATCTATAGGTCCTCACAGAGATCTATAGGTCCTCACAGAGATCTATAGGTCCTCACAGAGATCTATAGGTCCTCACAGAGATCTATAGGTCCTCACAGAGATCTATAGGTCCTCACAGAGATCTATAGGTCCTCATATAGAAATATGCTTAATCAGATGATTGACATGTGGATAGTAAGCTTTAATATAACGTTATCTTGGGGTTCCGTTACTTCACTGCCCATCAGAGTATCATGGAGTGGTATTGAGAGCGGAATGATATTTCAGAAAGCAGCGGAAGGTTTATAATTCCTGGGAGGCTTGATTTTGTCGTGGTCTCTCCTTCAGCAGGCTGGAAAGGGGGGATTGATCTGTTTTTCATACTAAGATGGACCAAGATACGTGTTGCTTTTACACATATTTGTTCATTGGTTTGACATGAGTCTCGATTGGTCATTGGAACAATTTGTCTTAcaatatgttcaaatcaaatcaagctgtatttatacagtacatttcagacatggatgcaACACAAAGGCTTCAtagggaaaaaacaaaaaccaaTGGAAAAAAACAGAAACATTTAGTACACAAACAtaagatttaaaaaaacataagACTAAACTGAAAGACTAATGAGCACCTCACTGGCAGCGTCGCCGGAACCTAAAAGACgcacatcgccatctgctgactggagtgggcaATGCAGTTGAGGAACCAAATTTTCATTTATTTCACAAAAGGTTAATATTATATTAAGTCGTTCAAAGAGAAGCATGTGTTGATTGATTCGTGTTTAATGAGTGAGTATTTAAAACAAACCTTACACCCACTACACATTTGCAATGCATACtggggcggcaggttagcctagtggttagagcgttggactagtaaccggaaggctgcaagttcaaacccccgagctgacaaggtacaaatctgtcattctgcccctgaacagacagttaacctaggctgtcattgaaaataaaaatttgttcttaactgacttgcctggttaaataaaggaaaaattaaACTTCTGACATGGAACATTTTGAGCCCAGAGGCATATCTTTTATCATAGCCAAAAATGTGGTTTATTCAATTCTTCCAAATTTTTCATGACTTTGTCAATCAACTTGCTATTCATAAATCTAAATATGGTTTAGTGTTTCTGTATCAATATGGACTTTTAACACATTCAAATCCTTTGGTCATTTTGAACCCAGCCAAAAGCACATTTGATAAAGAGGACgtttatttcaaatcaaaatccaatcacattttattcgtcacatacacTTGTTTATCAgttgttattgtgggtgtagcaaaatgcttgtgtttctagcttcgacagtgcagtaatatctaacaatttcacaacatatacccaatacacactcATCTAAGTATTGGAATCTTGGTCCATCCCACCAGAGGGTGGAGGGGCACCTATATCAGTGGTTTTGACCAGATAGACACCCGCAGACAGACAGTATAGTGTCTCCCATGTACtaagataggataagtaatccgtctcaccccctttaagatttagatgcactattgtaaagtgactgttccactggatgtcataaggtgaatgcaccaatttgtaagtcgctctggataagagcgtctgctaaatgacttaaatgtaaatgtaaatgaattaacatgtataaatgatgggttatgaattaacaggtatacatgatgggttataaattaacaggtataaatgatgggttatgaattaacaggtataaatgatgggttatgaattaacaggtataagtGATGgattatgaattaacaggtataaatgatgggttataaattaacaggtataaatgatgggttataaattaacaggtataaatgatgggttatgaattaacacatCCCCTCCAGGCATTTCAATACATTCAGGATTTATTCTAGTATTTCACTCGGTGATGTTTCATTATACAGGATTTCTTATAGTGagcataacatgacaatacatgacatctaAGTTGCTGAATATTCTTTTGGACTAACAGTATGAAGGACACAACTCATGTTATTCTGGTTAAACAGTGGGAGACTAGTTGATTAAGGAGTGGGGATTTTTTTACAATTAGGAAATAATAATATGATTCACTCGTACCCCAGCCAGCATTGTGAATGGTGTCTGAGGCGGTGACATACTAGACCATGGCAGTAAATCTAATACTTAGGTATTTTTTGTCAGGCATGAAAGGTCTGTGGTGGTTATAAGTTACATCTCTGGCCATGTTggcagggtctgaatcaaacccaaTGTCCAGTGGAATTGATCCGTTTGATCGTTTCAGTTTTTAGTAGTTTAATCCTTTGACGTATTGTTCATTTCAACATTTTTCATTTTCAACAAATTAACTGGGTTGGTTGAAAAGTGATACTAAACTTACAAACCAGGCACTATATTGACATAGTGGAaggattttatatatatatatatatatatatatacacacacacatatatgtaaAAGTTATTATGTACAATGCCATTCATATAAAACAAAACCATCAATATTCCAAACAAACTCAAATATATGCATTTTAAAATTCTAAACGAGACAAAAACCCAACAAACTACATCTCCCCGTCCCTAAACTATCCCCTTAAATCATCTAAATTAACCCCAGCCCTAAacctcccttccacctctcccgggCAATATGCTGCCCccatttcctctcttccctcttcatcctcccacTCAAATTTCCCTCCAACATCCTCACTATCCCCACCACCTCCCAATCTCTCCCGGTCTTTACCATGTCCTGCCTGGCTTCCCACAGCACCCATTTAAAGAGGCTTATGAGAagtcagagcagaaacctgtccctgaccgtccccctcactctccatacacctctctctaccttaGCCCAAGTTAAAACAGAATTCCCTTTCACCCACTAAACAACAGCCGTGCCCATACTACTCCAGCAAAGGTCACAGTCCCAAAAggtgtctcctccctgccacaagatggtcttggacaggtgggggatcgCGCCATGCTATGCCTGTACATGATGGAATGTACCGGCAAGCACTTgtggaggctcaaccaattcaggtccttgagcttGTTGTCCAGACCCctcgcctgcactccctcccagaccatctccaccatctccttTCTGTCTGCCGCCACCTGTGGCCCGTACACCCCCACTAATCTATATCTGCAATCCCTTAAAGTGACATCCACCCCCAAAACCCTCCCCTGCATAACCACAAATGAACCCTAAACCTTTActtccctgtgcccacacaaaatccctacccctGATGAGTGCAACCCCCCCTATAACCCAAACCGAatcccccttgtcccactccctcctAAATCTATTAACATCCTAGGTGAACCCCCTTTAAAAAACAAAAGTCAAAACCCACACCCTCTAAATAACTAAAAacctcttaacaaaatcccttaaacacttacatttaaactaacaaaagttaTAGTAGGctccattaaaaaaaataaaaacaaccaTCACCCAACTactaacccccccaaaaaaacaaaaaacaaacaggaGCCTCACTCGATGCTCTCCTGCTCCATCTCCACCGGCAGGGACGCCGTCTCTCCTCCCAACGTCCCCCcgtcttcctccatctcaccaaTCCAGGATGCAGGAATGGTGTTTGGCTCCTGAGTGCCCTGCATCCTGGGTTGACCACCAAACTTCTCCACTTCCCCAGCCCCGTATCTGGTTGGGTAGAGAGTGGGGGAGCCCATGTCCCCAAACAGGAACTCCAGGAGTTGAGGGGCTGGGGAAGCCAGCGAGGACGCAGAAGTTTCTCCCGCCCCAATCACTCGCTTGGCCACCCCCTCCATGCCCCCTtccctctcgctgtctgtcgagagccccttcctcttccctttctTCTTTTGCGATGGTGGTAACAGGAAGACACCACCCCCACCAAGTTCCTCCACCATTCCCCCATCACTTCCACGAGGACACTCGGCATTTTGctgtccccccactctctcctcctccactggtccTGCCACCGACTCCTTTTCCACCACCTCTCCCGCCATTGCTGCTCTCTCTGGCTCCTCCACTCCCTTGCTTCCTTCCacctcttttccctcctctcctcccggtTTTGCTGCTCCCGtgccttctctgtccccctctcctcctgctgccgctctttgctcctcctccttccgtGAGGCCATCCTCTCTGGGCCTGTTCTCGGTTCTTGGTCTgggcctcctccccttcctcccgcTCCTGCTCCCCCGCCAACTGCAGACACATATGACCTTTGACGAGCCGGGCATTCCtgccacaggtgtgctgacgagccacacccgTGGCACGCCTTGAGCTCGTCACAGTCCTTTGCCTCGTGCTCCCCAGATCCACAAAATCTGCACTTTCTTGTGCTGCACGAGGCTAGGATGTGGCCGTAGGCCATACAACTCCTACAAAacgggggctgacgtgcataaaacaatgtccccctgtcagcccccaggGAGAACATAGCTGGAGGATGAAGGTAGCCGCCCAGTCCCTTTGGGTCCTccctgaggagggcctggaagtctctcctcccattccaaaaacCCAGGGAGTccttgaggtgccttgctgaggagatgtcatccatgtatctccccagaaaggccctcacctccttGTCCTTGACGTACGGATTGGAAATGTTCACAGTTACAATCCTGAAATTGTTTTTTGCCAAGCTGGTTACCTCgtagtggcacatcggcctcGCACCTCCCACTTCTCGCACCTTTTTCAGGATCTCATCGTGTTTTTCTTTTGAGTGTAAAGCCACATCATAAGTTCCCTCCAACGGGTAACCTTGGAGGCAAAACACATCCTTCCCTGTCAGTTTAAGGATCCACATCAAGATAGTCCTTCCAAATGTTTCACGTCCGAATGGCTCAATCTCCTTGTCCTTCCACACAAAGCGAACTGTATTCGCCAGCCCGATCCCAGGGACCAACCTATTTGAAGAATTTTGCGCCATCTCCACTCCCGCTCTCTTCTAAAAAAGGAAAAACTGAAAAGAAAAGCAATAATGGCTGAGAATCATTACCCCCAAAAAACTTTTACTGGCCGTCGGCTTTCAGCTAAGGGGTTACGGTACCTCAGTACCCAACTTTAACTTAGCCACCCACACaagagagaagccttatagctgtgatcaatgtggcaAGTGGTCTGATTAACCTTCAGAAAATACATGCAGGAGATCCAGAGTGTagaatgatctccaacaccagacctatgtacatcaaatcacattttatttgtcacatacacttgtttagcagatgttattgccggtgtagcaaaatgcttgtgtttctagctccaacagtccagtaatatctaacaatacacacaatctgaaggaatggaattaagaatatataaatatttggacgagtGATGTCAGAGGGGCATAGactaagttccttggcgtacacatcatggacaaactgaattggtccacccacacagacagcgttgtgaaaaaggcgcagcagcgcctcttcaacctcaggaggctgaagaaattcatcttgtcaccaaaagccctcaaacttctacagatgcacaagcaagagcatcctgtcgggctatatcaccgcctggtacggcaactgctccgcccacaaccgtaaggctctccagagggtagtgatcaccgggggcaaactacctgccctccaggacacctacaccacctgatgtcacaagaaggccataaagatcatcaaggacaacaaccacccgagccactgcctgttcaccccgctatcatccagaaagcgaggtcagtacaggtgcatcaaagcagggaccgagagactgaaaaacagcttctatctcaaggccatcagactgttaaacagccaccactaacattcagTGGCTGCTGGAAAACATACtgacaactccagccactttaataatggaaattgatgtaaaaatatgtatcactagccagtttaaacaatgccacttaatataatgtttacataccctacattactcatctcatatgtatatactgtactcaatacaatCACTGCATCTTGccatgccgttctgtaccatcactcattcatctatcttcatgtacatattctttatccctttacacttgtgtgtataaggtagtagttgtggaattgttaggttagattactcattggttattactgcattgtcggaactagaagcacaagcatttcactacactagcattaacatctgctaaccatgtgtatgtgacaaatagaatttgATATACAGtagaacaggatagaatacagtatatacatatgagatgagtaatacatagactacgatacagtagaataggatagaatacagtatatacctgaggtgggaccaagtcattgttttacaagtcacaagtaagtctcaagtcttagcactcaaggTCCAAGTCAAGACAAGCTATGGGGCGCAATCAAGCGATGTAGGCTTGaacacaatcacccaaccttaacacacacaccctctctgtgtgtggttacAGTATGGGTCTAAcgtatgtcaatggttttaggaacagcagtaacatcaggcaggatttaggctaccaactgccaagccagttgtagctcaatcttgaGTGCAATGTTCACGTTCCCGCAttgactgtgtggaggctcattgatttaatGTTACGTTAGCCTACATGCTATACTAGCAAAACAATTAATTGTATAGCTGTCAGCTATATTAGCCACGATttaccgttctttgtgcagcttcaaatgtcgaacaaatTTGAAAGTTGTTGCGCCTCCGTCTGTAATTTTCTTCCTGGGTATTTTGGAAGTTGCAATCCgttttttgttgatacagcgtagtctttatatccgaaaataatAATGACTTAATTACATCAAGTCCAATGGCAAAACGTTTGATTTAATTACATCAAGCGTCCCAATGGTAAAACGTTTGATTTAATTACATCAAGCGTCCCAATGTTAAAACGTTTGATTTAATTACATCAAGCTTTCCAATGGTAAAACGTTTGATTTAATTACATCAAGCGTTCCAATGGTAAAACGTTTGATTTAATTACATCAAGCGTCCCAATGGTAAAACCTTTAAGTTCATTGTGACACGGTCACGTTGCCACGTTGGGATGAAACCTTTTTTTTTAACAtcctttttaatatttttttatttgtaataattttACCCCcgttttttctccccaatttcgatcttgttTCATCTCTGGGGGAGGCGAAAGTCAAGTCATACGTCCACTGAAACATGACCCGCAATACCCAGCTTCTTCACGTcagcccgcttaacccggaagcaagCCACAAcaatatgtcggaggaaacacggaagtttcctttaaaattattcataaatattatcctgccaaccactatatgaagaagtttaaggaaaaca includes these proteins:
- the LOC124016475 gene encoding uncharacterized protein LOC124016475 codes for the protein MAQNSSNRLVPGIGLANTVRFVWKDKEIEPFGRETFGRTILMWILKLTGKDVFCLQGYPLEGTYDVALHSKEKHDEILKKVREVGGARPMCHYEVTSLAKNNFRIVTVNISNPYVKDKEVRAFLGRYMDDISSARHLKDSLGFWNGRRDFQALLREDPKGLGGYLHPPAMFSLGADRGTLFYARQPPFCRSCMAYGHILASCSTRKCRFCGSGEHEAKDCDELKACHGCGSSAHLWQECPARQRSYVSAVGGGAGAGGRGGGPDQEPRTGPERMASRKEEEQRAAAGGEGDREGTGAAKPGGEEGKEVEGSKGVEEPERAAMAGEVVEKESVAGPVEEERVGGQQNAECPRGSDGGMVEELGGGGVFLLPPSQKKKGKRKGLSTDSEREGGMEGVAKRVIGAGETSASSLASPAPQLLEFLFGDMGSPTLYPTRYGAGEVEKFGGQPRMQGTQEPNTIPASWIGEMEEDGGTLGGETASLPVEMEQESIE